The genomic window TGACGGGCGGGCCACGACGTCCGGGATCGGCAATCCTGGGCGGCCGGCGCACCGGTCGTGCCGGACACGGCCGGTCAGTCCCAGTCCTCGTCGCCGTGGTTGCGTTCCCACCGCCCGCCGAGCGGCGGGGTGTCCAGCCGGGCGGCCGCCGCGCCGTTGCCGGCGAAGTCGTTCTCCTCCACCCGACAGTCGATCCAGCTGCCCCGCTCCGTGATCCACAGCCCGTGGGTCTGCGTCCGGACGTCGTGGTTGTCCCAGGCCCGGTTCCCCCGGATGGTCGCCGAGTCGAACGCCGCGTTGATGGTGATGCCGGCCCGGATCTCCGGCGCGGCCGGCAGCTCGTACGGGGTGCCGGGCAGCGGGGTGTCGCCGCTCCACGCGGTGGAGGCGTCGGGGCGTACCGGGGCGAGGGAGAGTTCGGTTGCGGTGTTCGCGGCCACCACGGCGGTGCGCTTGCCGACCCGGAGCACCTTGCCCCGGTGGCCGTCGTGCGGCCAGTCCGCCGACCGGTCGACCAGCTTCCTGTCGCCGTAGCGGACGGTCTCACCGCCGCCCGTGTACGCCCCGGCGCACTGTCGGCCGTTGTTGCGGATGCGGTTGTTGAGCAGGACGGTGTCGGTCATCGGGCGGTCGACCCGGATCGCGTCCAGGCCGTTGCCCCAGAACTCGTTGCTCTCGATCACCACGTCCATCGCCGGGTCCTGGTATCCGTGGCCGAGGTTGTGCTCGTGGAAGCCGTACCTGCCGTTGCCGGTGACCCGGTTGCCCCGGACGGTGTACGGGCCGGGTGTGTTGCCCATGCTGACGCCGTCGGCCACGTTGCCGTCGATCACGCAGTCGGTCAGCAGCCCGCCCCGGCCGGCCACCCCGGCGGTGCCGTTGGCCGAGACGTCGAAGCCGGCCTCCAGGTTGCCGGTCATCGTGCAGGCCGTGACGATCAGGCCGTCAGCCCCCCAGTCGGAGATGCCGAACCGGTTGCCCTGGCTGTGGCAGCCGATGATCCGGTAACCGCGCGGCGGGGGCCAGTAGTCCTTCTGCAGCTCCAGGAAGATGCCGTTGGTGCCGTTTCCGACGGCGGTGCAGTTGGCGATGGCGAGCCGCTCGACCGTCCCCCAGCCGCCGATGCCGACACCGATGCCCGCGCCGCCCATCTCCTCGCCGTTGTCCAGCCGGCCGCAGCCGACCACCACGACACCGTCGATGAGGCTGTCCTGGAGGAAGTCGCAGCCCAGCCCGGTGGCGGCGGTGTGGTGGATGTAGAGGTTGCGGAACACCCCCCGCACCAGGTACTGCAGGCCCAGCCCCTTGGCCAGGTAGTTGTACTCGGCCATCGCCACTCCCGAGCCGTCGATCTCGAAGTCGGCGAAGGTGCAGTCGGCGATGTGCCGGTCCCGGTTCGCGCCGTGCTGCACCGTGGTCCAGAAGGCCAGCGGCGTCGGGTCGGCCCGGTTGCCCTCGTTGCTCAGCAGGAACCGCGTCGCCGCCGGGCCGGCGCCGACCAGCGACACCCCGCTGCGCCAGACGGTCCCGGCGTCGCGGATCGAGTAGATCCCCGGCGGGCAGTGGATCACCCGCGCCCGCCCGTCTGCGGCGTAGCCGTCGCCGAGCCGGTCCACCAGCGCGGCCAGCGCCGGCTGGTCGTTGGTCACCCCGTCGCCGGTCAGGCCGTACTGGCGGGCGTCGCACCAGAGCGGCGCGCCCGCGACGGCCGGGCGGTGGTTCCGCACGGTGGGCGGCAGTTCCTGGTACGGCACGGGCTGCTCCTCTCGGGCTCCGAGCGGCGACGACCTCGGATTCCCGGGCTCCCGGACGGCTAACGCCGCCGGCCGGGCACGGGGAGCAGATCCGGCAGACGGGACGGCGGGGATTCCGCCGCCGTCCCGGGGCGGGCCGGCCAACGCCGGCGGCACCGGTCAGCCCGGCGGCGAGGTCGGGAAGCGGCCCCGGCGGCGGCCCGTACCGGGCGGAGCCGGCCGCCCCGGACGGGCGACCGGCTCCGCGCCGTCAGACGTTCGCGACCAGCAGCGCGGGCTGCTCGACGCAGTCCGCGACGTGCCGCAGGAAGCCGCCGGCCACCCCGCCGTCACAGACCCGGTGGTCGAAGGTGAGGCTGAGCTGGGTGACCTTGCGCACCGCGAGCTGCCCGTCGACCACCCAGGGCTTGTCGACGATCCGGCCGACGCCGAGCAGCGCCGCCTCCGGGTGGTTGATGATCGGCGTGGAACCGTCCACACCGAACACCCCGTAGTTGTTCAGGGTGAAGGTGCCGCCGGTGAGCCGCGCCGGGGGCAGCGTGCCGGCGCGGGCGGCGGCGGTGGTGGCGGCCAGCTCGGCGGCCAGCTCCCGGGTGGTCAGCCGCTGGGCGTCGCGCAGTACCGGGACGAGCAGGCCCCGGTCGGTCTGCGCGGCGATGCCCAGGTGCACCCCGGCGGACTGGACGATCCGCTGCCCCTCGGTGTCGACGTGGGCGTTGAGCTGCGGATATCTCCGCAGCCCGCTGAGACAGATCCGGGCCAGCAGGGCCAGGATGCTGACCGGGGCGTCCGGGCTGGCCGCGTTGATCGCGGCGCGGGTCGCCAGCAGCGCGGTGGCGTCCACGTCCACCCAGATGGTCACCTCGGGGATCTCCCGCCGGCTGCGGGAGAGCTTGTCGGCGATGACCTTGCGGATGCCGGTCAGCGGGATCACCACGTCCTGCTCGCCGGCCGGGGCGAGACTGACGTGCGCGGCCGGGGCGTCCGGGACCGCGGCGAGCCGGGCGGCGGCGTCGGTGCTGGCCTCGGCGAGGGCGGCCTCCACGTCGGCCCGGCGGATCACGCCGCCCGGGCCGCTGCCCCGGACCGTCGCCAGGTCCACGCCGCGCTCCCGGGCCAGCCGCCGGACGATCGGCGAGATGACCAGGGCGGCCCGCGGGGAGCCGGCGGAGGAGTCGGCGGTCGGGCCGGCCGAGCTGGTCGGAGCCGCCGAGGCGGCCGGGCTGGTCGGAGCCGCCGGGCTGGTCGCTACGGCGGAGGCCGGAGCGGCGGCCGTCGACTCGGGGGCCAGCGCCAGGCGGGGCCGGCGGCGCCGCCGGCCGGAGCCGCCGTGGCCGGTGCCGTACCCGATCAGCACGTTGCCGGAGCCGGCGCGCTCCTCCTCGCGGTAGGTGGCGTGCCCGGCGGGCTCCCGGTCGTCGTCCGGGCCGGCGCCGTCCAGCGGTCCGATGGTGATCAGCGGCTGGCCGACCGGGCGTACCTCACCCGCCGCGCCGTGCAGCGCGACGACCCGACCGGCGTACGGACAGGGCACGTCCACGACCGCCTTGGCGGTCTCCACCTCGACCACGCTCTGGTCGACCGTCACCACGTCGCCGACGGCGACCCGCCACTCGACGATCTCCGCCTCGCTCAGCCCCTCGCCCAGGTCGGGCAGGAGGAAGACCTGCGTCCGCTCGACGGTGGTCACGCGGCGCTCCCCTGCGACAGCCAGCGCGGGTCGGGCTGGTCGTCCCACTGGAGCCGGGCCACGGTGTCGAGCACCCGGTCCACCGAGGGCAGGTGGGTGTGCTCCAGCATCGGCGCCGGGTACGGGATGTCCAGGCCGGACACCCGCAGCACCGGGGCGTGCAGGGCGTGGAAGCAGCGCTCCTGCACCCGGGCGGCGATCTCTGCGCCGACCCCGGCGAAGCCCTGCGCCTCCTGGATCACCACGCAGCGGCCGGTCTTCCGCACCGAGGCGGTGACCGTGGCGTCGTCGAACGGCACGATGGTCCGGACGTCGACGACCTCCAGGTCCCAGCCCTCCTCGCGGGCGGCCTCGGCGGCCTCCAGCGCGACCGGCACCGCCGGCCCGTACGCGACCAGGGTGGCGTCGGTGCCGGCCCGGCGCACGACGGCCTTGCCGAACGGCGCGGTGCGCGCCGGCAGCTCCGCCTCGGCGCTGGAGAAGTAGAGCTTCTTCGGCTCCATGAAGACGACCGGGTCCGGGTCGTCGATCGCCTCCCGCAGCAGCGAGTACGCGTCCTCGACGGTGGCCGGGGTGACCACCTTCAGGCCGGGGGTGTGCGCGTAGTACGCCTCGGAGGAGTCGCAGTGGTGCTCGACGCCGCCGATGCCGCCGGCGTACGGCACCCGGATCACGATCGGCACGCTGAGCGCGCCGCGGGTGCGGTTGCGCAGCTTCGCCACGTGCGAGGCGATCTGCTCGAACGCCGGGTAGGCGAACGCGTCGAACTGCATCTCGACCACCGGCCGCAGGCCGGACATGGCCAGGCCGACGGCGAAGCCGACGATGCCGGCCTCGGCGAGCGGGGTGTCGAAGCAACGCTTGTCGCCGAAGCGGGCCTGGAGCCCGTCGGTGATCCGGAAGACGCCGCCGAGCTGGCCGACGTCCTCGCCGAAGACGACCACCCGGTCGTCATCGAGCATCGCGTCGGCGAGCGCGGCGTTGAGCGCCTTCGCCATGGTCATGGTGGCCATCAGGCGTCCCCCTCCTCGTCGCGGGCGGCGGCCAGCTCGGCACGGACCTGCTCGCGCTGCTCGACCAGCTGCGGGGTCGGCTCGGCGTAGACGTGCTCGAAGAGGCTGAGCGGGTCGACGGCGGGCTGGGCGTTCATCCGCTCGCGCAGCTCCGCCGCGTACGCCTCGGCCTCCTCGGCGATCGCCGCGACGGCGGCGTCGTCGAGCACGCCGCGGGCCCGCAGGTACGTCTCCAGCCGGGCCACCGGGTCCCGGTCGCGCCACGCCTCCACCTCGTCCGGGTCCCGGTAACGGCTGGCGTCGTCGGCGTTGGTGTGCGCCTCCATCCGGTAGGTGTGCGCCTCCACCAGGAACGGCCCCTTGCCGGAGCGGGCGTGCTCCACCGCGCGGGTGAGCACCGCCAGGACGGCCACCGGGTCGTTGCCGTCGACCTGCTCGCTGGGCACGCCG from Micromonospora kangleipakensis includes these protein-coding regions:
- a CDS encoding right-handed parallel beta-helix repeat-containing protein, which encodes MPYQELPPTVRNHRPAVAGAPLWCDARQYGLTGDGVTNDQPALAALVDRLGDGYAADGRARVIHCPPGIYSIRDAGTVWRSGVSLVGAGPAATRFLLSNEGNRADPTPLAFWTTVQHGANRDRHIADCTFADFEIDGSGVAMAEYNYLAKGLGLQYLVRGVFRNLYIHHTAATGLGCDFLQDSLIDGVVVVGCGRLDNGEEMGGAGIGVGIGGWGTVERLAIANCTAVGNGTNGIFLELQKDYWPPPRGYRIIGCHSQGNRFGISDWGADGLIVTACTMTGNLEAGFDVSANGTAGVAGRGGLLTDCVIDGNVADGVSMGNTPGPYTVRGNRVTGNGRYGFHEHNLGHGYQDPAMDVVIESNEFWGNGLDAIRVDRPMTDTVLLNNRIRNNGRQCAGAYTGGGETVRYGDRKLVDRSADWPHDGHRGKVLRVGKRTAVVAANTATELSLAPVRPDASTAWSGDTPLPGTPYELPAAPEIRAGITINAAFDSATIRGNRAWDNHDVRTQTHGLWITERGSWIDCRVEENDFAGNGAAAARLDTPPLGGRWERNHGDEDWD
- a CDS encoding dihydrolipoamide acetyltransferase family protein; the encoded protein is MTTVERTQVFLLPDLGEGLSEAEIVEWRVAVGDVVTVDQSVVEVETAKAVVDVPCPYAGRVVALHGAAGEVRPVGQPLITIGPLDGAGPDDDREPAGHATYREEERAGSGNVLIGYGTGHGGSGRRRRRPRLALAPESTAAAPASAVATSPAAPTSPAASAAPTSSAGPTADSSAGSPRAALVISPIVRRLARERGVDLATVRGSGPGGVIRRADVEAALAEASTDAAARLAAVPDAPAAHVSLAPAGEQDVVIPLTGIRKVIADKLSRSRREIPEVTIWVDVDATALLATRAAINAASPDAPVSILALLARICLSGLRRYPQLNAHVDTEGQRIVQSAGVHLGIAAQTDRGLLVPVLRDAQRLTTRELAAELAATTAAARAGTLPPARLTGGTFTLNNYGVFGVDGSTPIINHPEAALLGVGRIVDKPWVVDGQLAVRKVTQLSLTFDHRVCDGGVAGGFLRHVADCVEQPALLVANV
- a CDS encoding alpha-ketoacid dehydrogenase subunit beta, coding for MATMTMAKALNAALADAMLDDDRVVVFGEDVGQLGGVFRITDGLQARFGDKRCFDTPLAEAGIVGFAVGLAMSGLRPVVEMQFDAFAYPAFEQIASHVAKLRNRTRGALSVPIVIRVPYAGGIGGVEHHCDSSEAYYAHTPGLKVVTPATVEDAYSLLREAIDDPDPVVFMEPKKLYFSSAEAELPARTAPFGKAVVRRAGTDATLVAYGPAVPVALEAAEAAREEGWDLEVVDVRTIVPFDDATVTASVRKTGRCVVIQEAQGFAGVGAEIAARVQERCFHALHAPVLRVSGLDIPYPAPMLEHTHLPSVDRVLDTVARLQWDDQPDPRWLSQGSAA